The following are encoded in a window of Flavobacteriales bacterium genomic DNA:
- the rho gene encoding transcription termination factor Rho — translation MYDAATLGGMKLSELKEIAKQLDLKKAENLKKQDLIEKILAAQAGKGGSGKAMGPAFTADDEALTELATSDEPTLAEDPPPAEVAEGDDDDEEEDGDDEENGDDDAEEEGGESPAVGTTTDAPRERPEGGGRQERRHDDRRDRRDPPAGRQEQRGDGGQEGRPQERRDQGRGDQQRQDRNQQRGDRPQQDRPMRDQERPAREQIAFDAFVETNGVLEVMPEGYGFLRSSDYNYLASPDDVYVTQQQIKQYGLKLGDTVQGYVRPPREGDKFFPLMKVESINGRDPEWVRDRVPFKFLTPLFPDEKFNLAEKGANLSMRVLDLFSPIGKGQRGLIVAQPKTGKTILLQDVANAIAKNHPESYLIVLLIDERPEEVTEMARNVKAEVIASTFDEPASRHVQVAGLVLEKAKAMVECGHDVVILLDSITRLARAYNTVQPASGKILSGGVDANALQKPKRFFGAARKIENGGSLTILATALIDTGSKMDEVIFEEFKGTGNMELQLDRKISNRRIFPAIDIQSSGTRRDDLLHHKDVLQRTWILRKHLADMNSVEAMEFIKKHMEGTKSNEEFLVSMNG, via the coding sequence ATGTATGATGCAGCGACCCTGGGCGGCATGAAGCTCTCCGAGTTGAAGGAGATCGCCAAGCAGCTCGATCTGAAGAAGGCCGAGAACCTCAAGAAGCAGGACCTCATCGAGAAGATCCTCGCCGCGCAGGCCGGCAAAGGCGGAAGTGGCAAGGCCATGGGGCCGGCGTTCACCGCCGATGATGAGGCCCTGACCGAACTGGCCACATCGGATGAGCCCACCCTGGCCGAAGACCCGCCACCGGCCGAGGTGGCCGAAGGGGATGATGACGATGAGGAGGAGGACGGCGACGACGAGGAGAATGGCGATGACGATGCCGAGGAAGAGGGTGGAGAAAGCCCGGCCGTTGGAACGACGACCGATGCTCCGCGCGAAAGGCCGGAAGGTGGAGGCCGCCAGGAGCGTCGGCACGACGACCGCCGCGACAGACGGGACCCGCCCGCCGGCAGGCAGGAACAGCGCGGCGACGGCGGCCAGGAAGGCCGCCCACAAGAGCGACGCGACCAGGGACGCGGCGATCAACAGCGGCAGGACAGGAACCAGCAGCGTGGCGACCGCCCCCAGCAGGACCGGCCGATGCGCGACCAGGAAAGACCGGCGCGCGAGCAGATCGCCTTCGACGCCTTCGTGGAGACCAACGGTGTGCTGGAGGTGATGCCGGAGGGCTACGGATTCCTTCGCAGCAGCGACTACAACTACCTGGCCTCGCCTGATGACGTCTATGTGACCCAGCAACAGATCAAGCAATACGGTCTGAAGCTCGGCGACACCGTGCAAGGCTATGTGCGCCCACCGCGTGAGGGCGACAAATTCTTCCCGCTGATGAAGGTGGAGAGTATCAACGGCCGCGACCCCGAATGGGTCCGCGACCGCGTGCCCTTCAAATTCCTCACGCCACTCTTCCCGGACGAGAAGTTCAACCTGGCCGAGAAGGGCGCCAACCTCAGCATGCGCGTGCTGGACCTCTTCTCGCCCATCGGCAAGGGCCAGCGCGGCCTCATCGTGGCGCAACCCAAGACCGGCAAAACGATCCTCCTGCAGGACGTGGCCAACGCCATCGCGAAGAACCACCCGGAATCCTACCTCATCGTGCTGTTGATCGACGAGCGCCCGGAGGAAGTGACCGAGATGGCGCGCAATGTGAAGGCCGAAGTGATCGCCAGCACCTTCGACGAACCCGCCTCGCGCCACGTGCAGGTCGCCGGCCTGGTGCTGGAGAAGGCCAAGGCCATGGTGGAATGCGGCCACGATGTGGTGATCCTGCTGGACTCCATCACCCGCCTGGCGCGCGCCTACAACACCGTGCAGCCCGCCAGCGGCAAGATCCTCAGCGGCGGCGTGGACGCCAACGCGCTGCAAAAGCCCAAGCGCTTCTTCGGTGCCGCGCGCAAGATCGAGAACGGTGGAAGCCTCACCATCCTCGCCACCGCGCTGATCGATACCGGCAGCAAGATGGACGAGGTGATCTTCGAGGAGTTCAAGGGCACGGGCAACATGGAACTGCAGCTGGACCGGAAGATCTCCAACCGCCGCATCTTCCCCGCCATCGACATCCAATCCAGCGGCACGCGGCGCGACGATCTGCTGCACCACAAGGACGTGCTCCAACGCACCTGGATCCTCCGCAAGCACCTGGCCGACATGAACAGCGTGGAGGCCATGGAATTCATCAAGAAGCACATGGAGGGCACGAAGAGCAATGAGGAGTTCCTGGTGAGCATGAACGGGTAG
- a CDS encoding DUF4293 domain-containing protein: MLQRVQSLFLALAALAAIATWWFPVMAYSAGGGGYVFRTAGLLGPAGEPVEEAAFRLPFQWVLTALAAVLLVTIFLYGDRKRQLRVLRGSYLLTLLVIAFLFITDRSLRGWLGTMGPVEAHFGIAFFLPFATLLLTFLAERAIRRDEELVRSADRLR; the protein is encoded by the coding sequence ATGTTGCAGCGCGTCCAATCCCTCTTTCTGGCCCTTGCGGCCCTTGCGGCGATCGCTACATGGTGGTTCCCGGTCATGGCCTATTCGGCCGGGGGGGGCGGCTACGTGTTCCGAACGGCCGGGCTGCTGGGTCCGGCGGGCGAGCCGGTGGAGGAGGCGGCGTTCCGGCTTCCTTTCCAGTGGGTCCTCACCGCCTTGGCCGCCGTCCTGCTGGTGACCATCTTCCTGTATGGCGATCGCAAGCGCCAATTGCGGGTGCTCCGGGGAAGCTATCTCCTGACCCTGCTGGTGATCGCCTTCCTGTTCATCACGGACCGCTCGCTCCGTGGCTGGCTCGGCACCATGGGGCCTGTGGAGGCGCATTTCGGGATCGCTTTCTTCCTGCCTTTCGCCACGCTGCTCCTCACCTTCCTCGCGGAACGTGCCATCCGCCGTGATGAGGAACTGGTGCGTTCGGCCGACAGGCTGCGCTGA
- a CDS encoding M28 family peptidase, with protein sequence MYRSLVLPALSLALAASGQNLAPVVNITSTALDLGAATATITYDLSDTENDPSEVTLRASLNGGLTWQVPVTQVSGDVGAGILPGTGRTITWAFDGVPNIWEAVVMVVADDGHAPDIQTMVDQVDAQNLAGLLEVVAIPRHYSSHLAGIQAIRDTLLGRFNGMDIEVGTQDVVVLGTNVPNVIGRQAGLRYDTLTYIVDAHYDAVSNTPGADDNASGVVATLEIARILSQYRFRNSLRYIGFSFEEQGLIGSGYYVQSGIPAWERIDGVLNLEMIGYYSDEPNSQQVPAGFNILFPDAIAALAANDYRGDFLTVVGNTASNSLVETCLDAVDTYVPELSRIALVVPGNGQIAPDLRRSDHARFWDVGMKALMLTDGSEFRNANYHTPNDAIATLDIPFLVNCTKATLATAAMLAEPMNAGFDTHPLGSVGMDDHQHGFPCGVDVYPNPAKDLLWIHVHDCVGRTVSAQLFALDGRRVAGRDLRFSGVDERQALPLHGIARGTYLLVLQAGDAHTTLKVEVE encoded by the coding sequence ATGTACCGCTCGCTTGTCCTTCCCGCGCTCTCGCTCGCGCTCGCCGCTTCCGGCCAGAACCTCGCACCGGTGGTGAACATCACCTCCACGGCTTTGGACCTTGGTGCGGCCACGGCCACCATCACGTATGACCTCAGCGATACCGAGAACGACCCCTCTGAGGTGACCCTGCGCGCCTCACTCAATGGAGGCCTCACCTGGCAGGTGCCGGTAACACAGGTCTCGGGTGATGTGGGCGCAGGCATCCTGCCGGGCACCGGACGCACCATCACCTGGGCGTTCGATGGCGTGCCGAACATCTGGGAAGCCGTGGTGATGGTGGTGGCCGATGATGGCCATGCGCCGGACATCCAGACCATGGTGGACCAGGTGGATGCCCAGAACCTCGCCGGGCTTTTGGAGGTGGTGGCGATCCCCCGCCACTACAGCAGCCATCTCGCCGGCATCCAGGCGATCCGCGACACGCTCCTGGGGCGCTTCAACGGCATGGACATCGAGGTGGGCACACAGGATGTGGTGGTGCTGGGCACCAATGTGCCGAACGTCATCGGCCGCCAAGCGGGTTTGCGCTACGACACCCTCACCTACATCGTGGACGCGCACTACGACGCGGTGTCCAACACACCCGGCGCGGACGACAACGCCAGCGGTGTGGTGGCCACCTTGGAGATCGCACGGATCCTGTCCCAGTACCGTTTCCGCAACAGCCTGCGCTACATCGGCTTCAGTTTCGAGGAGCAGGGGCTGATCGGCTCCGGATACTACGTGCAGAGCGGCATCCCCGCGTGGGAACGGATCGACGGGGTGCTCAATCTGGAGATGATCGGCTATTACAGCGATGAGCCCAACAGCCAGCAGGTGCCCGCCGGGTTCAACATCCTGTTCCCCGACGCCATCGCCGCGCTGGCCGCGAACGACTACCGGGGCGACTTCCTTACGGTGGTGGGCAACACCGCCAGCAACAGCCTGGTGGAGACCTGCCTCGATGCGGTGGACACCTACGTGCCCGAGTTGTCCCGCATCGCCCTGGTGGTGCCTGGCAATGGCCAGATCGCGCCCGACCTGCGGCGCAGCGACCACGCCCGGTTCTGGGATGTGGGCATGAAAGCCCTGATGCTCACCGATGGCAGCGAGTTCCGCAATGCCAACTACCACACGCCCAACGACGCCATCGCCACGCTGGACATCCCCTTCCTCGTCAACTGCACCAAAGCCACGCTGGCCACCGCCGCCATGCTCGCGGAGCCGATGAACGCCGGCTTCGACACGCATCCCCTGGGCAGCGTGGGCATGGACGACCACCAGCATGGCTTTCCCTGCGGTGTCGACGTCTACCCGAATCCCGCGAAGGACCTGCTTTGGATCCATGTCCACGACTGTGTGGGGAGAACGGTAAGCGCGCAACTCTTCGCGCTCGACGGCCGGCGGGTGGCCGGACGCGACCTGCGTTTCAGCGGGGTGGATGAGCGGCAAGCGCTGCCGTTGCATGGCATAGCGCGTGGGACCTACCTGCTCGTGCTCCAGGCGGGCGATGCGCACACCACCTTGAAGGTGGAGGTGGAATAG
- a CDS encoding enoyl-CoA hydratase/isomerase family protein, giving the protein MPMSDGYVKAEIADGIATVTFHHPKSNSLPGHILRGMAEAIEKAGQDPAVRVIVLRSEGDKAFCAGASFDELVSIGNEAQGLAFFSGFALVINAIRKAPVFVIGRIHAHVVGGGVGLAAAVDIALAHEEATARLSELAIGIGPFVVGPAVERKVGTGAFTLMSATPAMRRDSHWCERHGLYSELFPHIGNLDLRLKELTGELSGYSPEAMRELKAVAWSGTEHWDRLLVERAAISGRLVLSDFTRAAIERFKQGGR; this is encoded by the coding sequence ATGCCAATGAGCGACGGATACGTCAAGGCCGAAATTGCGGACGGCATCGCCACGGTCACCTTCCACCACCCCAAGAGCAACAGCCTGCCGGGCCACATCCTGCGAGGCATGGCCGAGGCGATCGAAAAGGCGGGCCAGGACCCGGCCGTGCGTGTGATCGTGCTGCGCAGCGAGGGCGACAAGGCGTTCTGCGCCGGCGCCAGCTTCGATGAACTGGTGTCCATCGGGAACGAGGCGCAGGGACTGGCCTTCTTCAGCGGCTTCGCGTTGGTGATCAACGCCATCCGCAAGGCACCGGTCTTCGTCATCGGCCGCATCCATGCGCACGTGGTGGGCGGTGGCGTGGGGCTGGCGGCCGCGGTGGACATCGCCCTGGCGCACGAGGAGGCCACCGCACGCCTGAGCGAACTGGCCATCGGCATAGGCCCCTTCGTGGTGGGCCCGGCGGTGGAACGCAAGGTGGGCACCGGCGCCTTCACGCTGATGAGCGCCACGCCAGCCATGCGCCGCGACAGCCATTGGTGCGAGCGGCACGGGCTCTACAGCGAATTGTTCCCACACATCGGCAACCTGGACCTGCGCCTGAAGGAACTTACGGGCGAACTTTCCGGCTACAGCCCCGAGGCCATGCGCGAACTGAAGGCTGTCGCCTGGAGCGGCACCGAGCACTGGGACCGGCTGCTGGTGGAGCGTGCCGCCATCAGCGGGCGGCTCGTGTTGTCGGACTTCACCCGTGCGGCGATCGAACGCTTCAAGCAGGGCGGCCGCTGA
- a CDS encoding aminotransferase class V-fold PLP-dependent enzyme yields MTHRRDFIRQSAALLGGLALHPTAEAAYGPLARLQARPGSKEGEGTFWRHVRAAFASSPTLINLNNGGVCPSPRAAMEALDHYNRMCNEAPSYYMWRILDQDREPLRRNLARIAGVPHDELAIVRNATEALNTIIFGLRLAKGDEVVVATCDYPNMANAWKQRALRDGVKLVYADPKLPGDDEEAMAQAYIKCFTPRTKVVHITHIVNWNGQIMPVRRIADEAHKRGIEVLVDGAHAFALLDHSIADLGCDYWGTSLHKWLCAPFGTGMLWIRKEKVARVWPLLSNDKPESDDIRKFESLGTRSFPIEMATGYAIDLHETIGARRKQERLQQMRMYWTDAVRDVKDLRFETHPDPQYGCAIGTFGIKGKKATWIADKLFERWKVHTVAIEREGIPGIEAPYDHVRVTPNVYTSFEDLDRLVEGIRDVAKG; encoded by the coding sequence ATGACCCATCGCCGCGATTTCATCCGCCAGAGCGCCGCGCTGCTCGGCGGGCTGGCCCTGCATCCCACCGCTGAGGCGGCCTATGGCCCACTGGCCCGCCTGCAGGCAAGGCCGGGATCGAAGGAAGGGGAGGGCACCTTCTGGCGCCATGTCCGCGCCGCCTTCGCCAGCAGCCCCACGCTCATCAACCTCAACAACGGCGGCGTGTGCCCTTCGCCCCGTGCGGCCATGGAGGCGCTGGACCACTACAACCGCATGTGCAACGAGGCGCCCAGCTACTACATGTGGCGCATCCTGGACCAGGACCGCGAGCCGCTGCGGCGCAACCTGGCCCGCATCGCCGGTGTGCCGCATGACGAGCTGGCCATCGTGCGCAACGCCACCGAGGCGCTGAACACGATCATCTTCGGTCTGCGGCTGGCCAAGGGCGATGAAGTGGTGGTGGCCACCTGCGACTATCCCAACATGGCCAACGCCTGGAAACAGCGCGCGCTGCGCGATGGCGTGAAGCTCGTGTACGCCGACCCGAAGCTGCCTGGCGATGACGAGGAGGCCATGGCCCAGGCCTACATCAAATGCTTCACGCCACGCACCAAGGTGGTCCACATCACCCACATCGTGAATTGGAACGGCCAGATCATGCCCGTGCGGCGCATCGCCGACGAGGCGCACAAGCGGGGCATCGAAGTGCTCGTGGATGGTGCGCACGCGTTCGCCCTGCTGGACCATTCCATCGCCGACCTCGGTTGCGACTATTGGGGTACCAGCCTGCACAAGTGGCTCTGTGCGCCCTTCGGCACAGGCATGCTGTGGATCCGGAAGGAGAAGGTCGCTCGCGTATGGCCGCTGCTCAGCAACGACAAGCCCGAAAGCGACGATATCCGCAAGTTCGAGTCACTCGGCACGCGCAGCTTCCCCATCGAGATGGCCACCGGCTACGCGATCGACCTGCACGAGACGATCGGCGCGCGGCGCAAGCAGGAGCGGCTGCAACAGATGCGGATGTACTGGACCGATGCCGTGCGCGACGTGAAGGACCTGCGTTTTGAAACGCACCCCGATCCGCAATACGGCTGTGCCATCGGCACCTTCGGGATCAAGGGGAAGAAAGCCACCTGGATCGCCGACAAGTTGTTCGAACGCTGGAAGGTGCATACCGTGGCCATCGAACGCGAAGGGATCCCGGGCATTGAAGCACCCTACGACCACGTGCGTGTGACGCCCAACGTCTACACCAGTTTCGAGGACCTCGACCGGCTGGTGGAAGGCATCCGCGATGTGGCGAAGGGTTGA
- a CDS encoding DoxX family protein codes for MEHIAQRLAAEQLPAAQRRLVWAAQWTLFVSFLVLGLMRLLMPMEELIRIMSWPGAVPAWAVRMIGALEVAGALGVVLPALTGIKPWLTTMAAFGLMVLMICALGFHLMLFQGAMLLPSLALGLLAAYVGVRRL; via the coding sequence ATGGAACACATCGCGCAACGCCTGGCCGCGGAGCAACTCCCGGCAGCGCAACGCCGCCTGGTATGGGCGGCGCAATGGACCCTCTTCGTTTCATTCCTCGTCCTGGGCCTCATGCGTTTGCTGATGCCGATGGAGGAACTCATCCGGATCATGTCCTGGCCCGGGGCGGTGCCTGCATGGGCGGTACGCATGATCGGCGCACTGGAGGTGGCCGGTGCGCTGGGCGTGGTGCTGCCGGCGCTCACCGGCATCAAGCCCTGGCTCACCACCATGGCGGCCTTTGGGCTGATGGTGCTGATGATCTGCGCGTTGGGCTTCCACCTGATGCTCTTCCAGGGCGCCATGCTGCTGCCCAGCCTGGCCCTGGGTCTGCTGGCCGCTTATGTGGGCGTACGCAGGTTGTAG
- a CDS encoding fatty acid desaturase encodes MLTFSTQSDPETSRPATTTLDRFFVRLLNDPRDLPFIYLGLLVTFTLIPLAVLLYMPFVPAWLWWTIAVVYLFINNITFKGPFGLMLHCTTHRRFFKKKYDLLNHYLPWVLAPFFGQSPETYRAHHIGMHHVENNLEPDESSTMPYQRDSGRDFLRYYFTFLFTGIYTLVRYLFGRNRDKLAWQAARGEVLFILFCAALCFVNWQATVVAFILPFIAFRLVAMAGNWVQHTFICPEEPENPYRNSITCINVKFNRKCWNDGYHISHHVDPTLHWTEHPRFFREHREEFARNRSVVFDNLNYTDVFILLLRDRYDLLAQRFVDMGGHFKDDAEVIAFLRSRVVPIPFPAVQHQLRTDLSIP; translated from the coding sequence ATGCTCACCTTCAGCACCCAAAGCGACCCGGAGACCTCCCGGCCAGCCACCACCACCCTCGACCGCTTCTTCGTCCGCCTGCTTAACGATCCGCGCGACCTGCCCTTCATCTACCTGGGGCTGCTGGTCACCTTCACGCTGATCCCGCTGGCGGTGCTGCTTTACATGCCCTTTGTGCCAGCCTGGCTCTGGTGGACCATCGCGGTGGTCTACCTTTTCATCAACAACATCACCTTCAAGGGCCCCTTCGGCCTGATGCTGCACTGCACCACGCACCGGCGCTTCTTCAAGAAGAAGTATGACCTGCTGAACCACTACCTGCCCTGGGTGCTGGCGCCCTTCTTCGGCCAATCGCCCGAGACCTACCGCGCGCACCACATCGGCATGCACCACGTGGAGAACAACCTGGAGCCGGATGAGAGCAGCACCATGCCCTACCAGCGGGACTCCGGCAGGGACTTCCTGCGCTACTACTTCACCTTCCTGTTCACCGGCATCTACACCCTGGTCCGCTACCTCTTCGGACGCAACCGCGACAAGCTTGCCTGGCAGGCCGCGCGTGGCGAAGTGCTCTTCATCCTGTTCTGCGCCGCGCTCTGCTTCGTCAATTGGCAGGCGACCGTGGTGGCCTTCATCCTGCCCTTCATCGCCTTCCGCCTGGTGGCCATGGCCGGCAACTGGGTGCAGCACACCTTCATCTGTCCGGAGGAGCCCGAGAATCCCTACCGCAACAGCATCACCTGCATCAACGTGAAGTTCAACCGCAAGTGCTGGAACGACGGCTACCACATCAGCCACCATGTGGACCCCACCCTGCACTGGACGGAACATCCGCGCTTCTTCCGGGAGCACCGGGAGGAGTTCGCTCGGAATCGAAGCGTGGTGTTCGACAACCTCAACTACACGGATGTGTTCATCCTGCTGCTGCGCGACCGATACGACCTGCTCGCCCAGCGCTTCGTGGACATGGGCGGACATTTCAAGGATGACGCGGAGGTGATCGCTTTCCTGCGCAGCCGTGTGGTCCCCATCCCCTTCCCGGCGGTCCAGCACCAGCTCCGCACGGACCTGTCCATTCCATGA
- a CDS encoding putative metal-binding motif-containing protein: MRIPILIATLLVSLLATAQAPQAFDFQGVARDAFGNVKSSESITLRISILVGSPGGDVAYQELHSVTTSPFGLFSIAVGQGTPTESTFPAIGWGASSHFIQVEMDASGGSDFQNMGTTQLLSVPYALHARAVDCFSVSLLGDTLKQGNGCFVIIPGISAANGGCQDLDGDGVYDNPGCSDPIDCDDNDPTVYPGAPELCGDGKDNDCDGEVDNNPDMAAHLTWYLDADDDGYGDPDISQVSCARPSGYVGNGDDCDDSDPLRYPGQGCSELCSAEEQAWIDQNQYNYLRDYIYIWALDQFNQADLAAWIAEGQVDGSMPISLDCHQCAQQFVECVGLQSCLVVCLQSPEACYQCFFDNTPCLQGFINCTGLTDADGDGYVSGSDCDDADPSVTIGATWYRDLDGDGYGDHTNTVVGCTQPAGFVDNPYDCDDTDPEVYFEQGCPGIECGFAYGQQWGACGNSPCVNGYCQPCADLDGDGWTNCDGDCDDNNPDVYPGATEQCNGIDDNCDGQIDEGACQGSEFCSPEDATYIGNDQVAFLNAVYARSQVNQSFCINNPPYAQCQIENLAAIFPTGTLGVSDACQECAVEYLTCYYTYCHGNSCLGALNTECVSCLTDYGCLSQFIACVGLVDNDGDGWASGSDCNDDVVGIHPFAPEICNGLDDNCNGQVDEGASMWYPDLDGDGYGVFDGAIASCDDPGPGYAPWAGDCDDEDPEINPGVPELCNGIDDDCDGEIDENPVDGQVWYRDADGDGYGDIGSTEIACSMPPGYVANNIDCDDTNAMINPARPELCNGIDDNCDGQIDEGACANCTDGIKNGTETDVDCGGPDCPPCAQGQGCDLNNDCGPGLVCQGGTCLPECPDADGDGWTTCAGDCDDNNPNVYPGAFEICNGIDDNCDGQIDEGACANCTDGIKNGAETDVDCGGPDCPPCAQGQGCDLNNDCGPGLVCQGGTCQPECPDADGDGWTTCAGDCDDNNPNVYPGAFEFCNGIDDNCDGQIDEGACANCTDGIKNGTETDVDCGGPDCPPCAQGQGCDLNSDCGPGLICENGVCVPL, translated from the coding sequence ATGAGAATCCCCATCCTGATCGCCACGTTGCTGGTTTCCCTGCTGGCCACCGCACAAGCCCCGCAGGCCTTCGACTTCCAGGGCGTGGCCCGCGACGCTTTCGGCAACGTCAAGTCCTCGGAATCCATCACCCTGCGCATCAGCATCCTCGTGGGATCGCCCGGCGGTGATGTGGCCTACCAGGAACTGCACAGCGTCACCACCAGTCCCTTCGGCTTGTTCAGCATCGCGGTGGGCCAGGGCACACCCACGGAGAGCACTTTCCCGGCCATCGGGTGGGGCGCATCGTCGCATTTCATCCAAGTGGAGATGGATGCTTCGGGTGGCAGCGACTTCCAGAACATGGGCACCACGCAGTTGCTCAGCGTACCCTACGCCTTGCATGCGCGTGCGGTGGATTGTTTCTCGGTATCGCTGCTGGGCGATACGCTGAAGCAGGGGAACGGCTGCTTCGTGATCATCCCGGGCATCAGCGCGGCCAACGGCGGCTGCCAGGATCTGGACGGTGATGGCGTGTACGACAACCCCGGTTGCAGCGATCCCATCGATTGTGACGACAACGACCCCACGGTATACCCCGGCGCGCCTGAGCTTTGCGGCGATGGCAAGGACAACGACTGCGATGGCGAGGTGGACAACAACCCGGACATGGCCGCCCACCTCACCTGGTACCTGGATGCCGATGACGATGGCTATGGCGACCCGGACATCAGCCAAGTGTCGTGCGCACGGCCATCAGGGTATGTGGGCAATGGGGATGATTGCGATGACAGCGATCCGCTGCGCTACCCGGGACAGGGATGCAGTGAGCTCTGCAGCGCCGAGGAGCAAGCCTGGATCGACCAGAACCAGTACAACTATTTGAGGGACTACATCTATATCTGGGCATTGGATCAGTTCAACCAAGCGGACCTGGCTGCATGGATCGCCGAGGGTCAGGTGGATGGCAGCATGCCCATTTCGCTGGATTGCCACCAATGCGCACAGCAGTTCGTTGAGTGTGTGGGTCTTCAAAGTTGCCTCGTCGTCTGTCTGCAGAGTCCCGAAGCGTGCTATCAGTGCTTCTTCGACAATACGCCCTGCCTGCAAGGCTTCATCAATTGCACGGGACTCACGGACGCGGACGGGGATGGCTATGTCTCAGGCTCAGACTGCGATGATGCGGACCCTTCGGTGACCATAGGTGCGACCTGGTACAGGGACCTGGACGGTGATGGCTATGGCGACCACACCAACACCGTCGTTGGCTGCACGCAACCCGCGGGCTTCGTCGACAACCCATACGACTGCGACGACACCGATCCCGAGGTGTACTTCGAGCAGGGATGCCCGGGTATCGAGTGCGGCTTCGCATACGGGCAGCAGTGGGGGGCGTGTGGGAACAGCCCTTGCGTGAACGGCTACTGCCAACCCTGTGCGGATCTGGATGGCGATGGTTGGACCAATTGCGACGGCGACTGCGACGACAACAACCCTGATGTGTACCCCGGAGCCACGGAGCAGTGCAACGGCATCGACGACAACTGCGATGGCCAGATCGATGAGGGCGCTTGCCAAGGGTCCGAGTTCTGCTCACCGGAGGACGCGACCTACATCGGGAACGACCAAGTGGCCTTCCTGAATGCCGTGTATGCGCGATCCCAGGTGAACCAGAGCTTCTGCATCAACAACCCGCCTTACGCACAATGCCAGATCGAAAACCTGGCCGCCATATTCCCAACAGGTACACTGGGCGTGAGCGATGCATGCCAGGAGTGCGCCGTGGAGTACCTGACCTGCTACTACACCTATTGCCATGGCAACAGTTGTCTCGGCGCACTGAATACGGAGTGTGTCTCTTGTCTGACGGACTATGGATGCCTCTCCCAGTTCATCGCTTGCGTGGGACTGGTGGACAATGACGGGGATGGATGGGCGTCAGGCAGCGACTGCAATGATGATGTCGTAGGCATCCATCCCTTCGCTCCAGAGATATGCAACGGCCTGGATGACAACTGCAATGGTCAGGTGGATGAAGGAGCGTCGATGTGGTATCCGGACCTGGACGGTGATGGCTACGGTGTTTTTGACGGTGCCATCGCTTCATGCGATGACCCCGGACCGGGCTATGCTCCATGGGCCGGCGACTGCGACGATGAGGACCCCGAGATCAATCCCGGCGTCCCGGAGCTATGCAACGGCATCGACGATGATTGCGACGGGGAGATCGATGAGAACCCCGTGGACGGCCAGGTGTGGTATCGCGATGCCGATGGCGATGGATACGGCGATATAGGCAGTACTGAGATCGCCTGCTCGATGCCCCCGGGCTACGTGGCCAACAACATCGACTGCGATGACACGAACGCGATGATCAACCCCGCGCGACCGGAGCTTTGCAACGGCATCGACGACAACTGCGATGGCCAGATCGATGAGGGCGCATGTGCCAACTGTACCGATGGCATCAAGAACGGGACGGAGACGGATGTGGACTGCGGTGGTCCGGATTGCCCGCCATGCGCGCAGGGACAGGGTTGCGATCTGAACAACGATTGTGGACCAGGTCTGGTGTGCCAGGGTGGGACCTGCCTGCCGGAATGCCCGGATGCGGACGGCGATGGTTGGACCACCTGTGCCGGTGACTGCGACGACAACAACCCCAACGTGTATCCCGGAGCTTTCGAGATCTGCAACGGCATCGACGACAACTGCGATGGCCAGATCGATGAGGGCGCATGTGCCAACTGTACCGATGGCATCAAGAACGGGGCGGAGACGGATGTGGATTGCGGTGGTCCGGATTGCCCGCCATGCGCGCAGGGACAGGGCTGTGATCTGAACAACGATTGTGGACCAGGTCTGGTGTGCCAGGGTGGGACCTGCCAGCCGGAATGCCCGGATGCGGACGGCGATGGTTGGACCACCTGTGCCGGTGACTGCGACGACAACAACCCCAACGTGTATCCCGGAGCTTTCGAGTTCTGCAACGGCATCGACGACAACTGCGATGGCCAGATCGATGAGGGCGCATGTGCCAACTGTACCGATGGCATCAAGAACGGGACGGAGACGGATGTGGACTGCGGTGGTCCGGATTGCCCGCCATGCGCGCAGGGACAGGGTTGCGATCTGAACAGCGATTGTGGCCCGGGACTCATTTGCGAGAATGGTGTTTGTGTGCCGCTCTGA